A part of Lutra lutra chromosome 2, mLutLut1.2, whole genome shotgun sequence genomic DNA contains:
- the LOC125093016 gene encoding transcription initiation factor TFIID subunit 9-like → MESGKMASPKSMPKDAQMMAQILKDMGITEYEPRVINQMLEFAFRYVTTILGDAKIYSSHAKKATVDADDVRLAIQCRADQSFTSPPPRDFLLDIARQRNQTPLPLIKPYSGPRLPPDRYCLTAPNYRLKSLQKKASTSAGRITVPRLSVGSVTSRPSTPTLGTPTPQTMSVSTKVGTPMSLTGQRFTVQMPTSQSPTVKASIPATSAVQNVLINPSLIGSKNILITTNMVSSQNTANESSNAMKRKREDDDDDDDDDDDYDNL, encoded by the coding sequence ATGGAGTCTGGCAAGATGGCTTCTCCCAAGAGCATGCCGAAAGATGCACAGATGATGGCACAAATCCTGAAGGATATGGGGATTACAGAATATGAGCCAAGAGTTATAAATCAGATGTTGGAGTTTGCCTTCCGATATGTGACCACAATTCTAGGTGATGCAAAAATTTATTCCAGCCATGCTAAGAAAGCTACTGTTGATGCAGATGATGTGCGATTGGCCATCCAGTGTCGTGCTGATCAGTCTTTTACCTCTCCTCCCCCAAGAGATTTTTTATTAGATATTGCaaggcaaagaaatcaaactcctTTGCCATTAATCAAGCCATATTCAGGCCCCAGGTTGCCACCTGATAGATACTGCTTGACCGCTCCAAACTATAGACTTAAGTCTTTACAAAAAAAGGCATCTACCTCTGCGGGAAGAATAACAGTTCCACGGTTAAGTGTTGGTTCAGTTACTAGCAGACCAAGTACTCCCACTCTTGGCACACCAACCCCACAGACCATGTCTGTGTCAACTAAAGTAGGGACTCCAATGTCCCTCACAGGGCAAAGGTTTACAGTACAGATGCCCACTTCACAGTCCCCAACTGTAAAAGCATCAATTCCTGCAACATCCGCAGTTCAGAATGTTCTGATTAATCCATCATTAATTGGGTCCAAAAACATTCTTATTACCACTAACATGGTGTCATCACAAAATACTGCCAATGAATCATCaaatgcaatgaaaagaaaacgagaagatgatgatgatgacgatgatgacgatgatgactATGATAATTTGTAA